The sequence below is a genomic window from Brevibacillus agri.
CCGGACGCCCCGCACGTATATCTGGATCCATCCGCGCGGAAGCCGCACTTCGCGTCTTCCTTCGAGACTTCCTGAAAGCGGGGAAAATTGTAGCTCCAGCCCGTCGGCAACGGATTGGGGTCCCCTTGCAGCGGATACGTCTTGTTTTTGCCGGACGAAGACAAGTAAATGTTTTCGGTCATCGCATCGAGCGACGAATAGCGCCGCTCAATGGTCAGGTCCATGCCGTGCTTGCCTTCCAGGTGGACGTCGACTTCCCGCACGTTGGCTGCCCGATACAGCTCGTCCACCGGATTGTCCGTGTTGGTGCGCTGGTATTTGTAAGTCAGGCCTTCGGTTTCAAACATGGCGTCAGGGATGCTTGCCGTCGCGGCCGCGGTTGGCGTCAGGCTATCTGTCGCTTTCGCCTTGCTTGACGTGGCAGCTTGATTTTCCGCCGCCGCCTGCTTGCCTTTTTCGTACAAGGCGACGACCTGCGGCACGGACGCTTCCAGTTGCTGTTTCTCGGCAGCGGACAGCCCGTCCATTTTCTGCTGGAACGTCTCTCCCTCCCATTGGTACTTGTCGACCTGCTCGTTATGAGACAAAAGTTGATCGACTTGCGGATACACATACGCCGCAAGTTGCAGCAATTTTCTGTTGCCTGTCTGGTACAACTGCCAGACGCTTTCTGCCGGAAGCGGCGTCCAGTCCCGCTTCATCACCTCTGCTTTGCTGTAGGTCGGCTTCTCATCCGGCCGTTGTTCCTTTTTCCCCGCTTCCGCCTGCACGGCAGCCTGATAAGCGGAAAGCCATTTCTTGGTCGTGGCGCTTTCGCCCGAAGCGTAGGAAGCTTGCGGCTTCGCGGGCAGGCTCGCCTCTGCAAAAGCCATGTTCGGCAAAAGCAGCGTGCCGCTCAACACCACGGCTGCCATTTTCTTCATCCAGCGATTGTATCGCATCCTATCCCTCCTCTTTGTGCTGCTTATGGATGAATCAGCTTGCGCATGAGATTTCCGTTGCCGTCATACGTAAACTCCGCCAAAATTTTGCCGTTTTGCTTGATCTGCACGAGCTGACCTTTGGCGTTGTAGACGTATTCCACGCCCAGGTAACGGGCCGCAAGCCGCGCATGCACCGCGCCATTGTCTGCCGCTGACAGGACGAGGTAATAATCCTCTCCCTTTTGCATGGACAGGCTCACCTTGGAAAAAGGCGGCTGATCGCCGTCGTCGTTGGCCGCCAAAAGCCGCGTGCCTGCGTAATCTTCATAGACGGCAAGCTGCGTATTGCTCGCTCCCTCCGCAGGATTGCCGCCGTAAAAACTCGTAAAAATTTCGAAGCTGCCCGAAGACGGCGGCGTAAACTTCACGATTTTTTTGCCCCCTGGCTCCAGATGGACATCTTGCGGCGCGTGTATGAAAAAGCTTTCTGTATCGGCAAATGCGATGGCAAAAGGACCCGCGATCACATCTGCATCCATCCCGGCCACCTTCGCTTTGGGAATCGTCACGAACAAATTGTCTGCGCTGTGCTTTTGCTCATGAGCGAGCGCTTTTCCCGCGAACTGAATCGTGAGCCGGGAATCGCTCTCCCTTGTTACCAGTGGCGTCAGTCCGGGCGGCACGTTGCTGACGGATACCGCGTTTGCCGCATCCGCTGCAAGCATTCCGTTCGTGATCGTGATGGTCTGCTGCTCCGTGACGCTTCCATCGTTGGCGGCGGATTCATGCAGGACAGGCGAGGCAACTGCTGCCTGTGTATCCAGCGCGGCAGTCAGTCTGGCGTGAACGCCTTTTGTCTTGTCGTAGGAGGCGACGTAGGCATAATAAGTCACCCCTGCCTCAAGCGAAACGTCGATGGCGGAAAAAAGCGAGCCTGGCGTCGCTTCGTCGTTGAAGGTCACGATCTGCTTCAGTTGCTCGTCGCGAGACAGGAACAGGTAGGTGTCAAACAACGGCCCAAACCCGCCGTACGGACTGGTGTAAATCCGGTACTGGCCTGTGATCGGAGCCGTGAAGCGATACGTGGGGATCTCCCCGGCAGGCAGGCTGATATCGACAGGCTGATTGAGTCCCAGTACGGCCGTCACTTCGCTGAGGGCGAGCGTGTATTCCGAAGTTTCGCTGTAGTGGCGATCCATGCTGAATACGAAAAAATAATACGTCTTGTTCGGCTGGACCTGGAACGTGATGATCTCGTCTTGTCCCAATGCCGAACTCATGCTCGTGCCAAGCACCTTGTTCGGGGCCTCGACGACGATCAGGTCATAGTTCACGTCGTTGGGGACGTACAAGGTGACCGTGGCTTGTCCGGCTTGCGCTCCCGAATCGTAGCGATATCCGTCGATGTCCTCTTTCCAGGTGAGCTTGGAGTTGTACAGATTGCCTCTCGTGATCGGGTAAGCGGTATCGACATCGTCATTCGGCTCGAACGGATCCAGGACGGCGCTTGTTGCGCGCAGACTCGTCTGCTTCGCGCTGCTTTTGCTCGTTCGGGCGGCGGACAGTTCTGGCAGAAGTTGCTCCCAGTAAGCGTCCGCCTTTTCGTTGTACGTACGCAGCAAATCGGCAAGCGGCGCTTTTTGGGCCAACAACTGCTGCTCTACTGCCGCTTGCTGAACAGCCCGCTCCGCCTCGCCCGATGCTGCCTCGATGTGGTGCAGCTCCTTGGCCTGCCGCAACAGCGCGGACGCTTCCTCGTCTATTTGCTTGGCGAGCGACAGATGATTTTTGCGCGACGCGACCTCCTGGAAAAAGGCAAACGTCTGCGAAAGCTTCAACAGCTCCTGATCCATTTCATAGATGGCAGCGAGCGGATCTTCTCCTGCTGTAGCCGTTCGCCCAGGAAAACAAGCAACAGCGAATACAGCCAACAGCAGCAGGAAAACAACCGGTTTTCCTCTCATGTATTCTCCCCTCTTCCTTTTTTGCTTCCTGTCTGGTCTTCATCCATGTCCTGCTCTCGCAGCAAATCCGGATCGCTTCTGAAACAGACCATCGGCGTCAGGCACTTGTCCCTCCAAAATGTCTCCCTCCTTTCGCGCAAAACAGAACAAATGTTCTTGTTTTGTTTATACAAGCATCTTAATGTACAACATTCTTGTATGTCAAATGAAAAAATATAAAAATCACATACAACCTTTCCTTCTTGCTTTCACTCTAGTACAATATAGTTGTACATATGCAACGGAAGGACTGGCGCGCTCATGCTATCTCAGCGCTTACGCACAGCTCGCAAGGCAAAAGGTCTGACCCAGGAAGAGCTGGCAGAACGTGTCCGCACGACCAAGGGAACGATCAGCAACTACGAAAACAATCACAGCACCCCTCCCAATGACATGCTGATGCAGCTGGCAGACATTTTGGAGGTCACGACCGATTGGCTGCTGGGACGGACCGACGATGGGGCAGCTTATGTCGCGACCGCATCTGCCCAGGCTGGTCAGCGCTCGCTGGACGAGCTGTTGCAGGAGAAGATCGACGATCCGGATGACTACTACTTTTTGGATGGCTATCTGGAAGCTTCAGAGGAGGAAAAGAAAGAAATCCGCCGCTACTGGTACGACTTGAAAAAGCAGTGGAAAACGCGCCAGGTGCGCGAGACACGACCTCCTTCCTTGTTCGACATCACAGAAGAGCTGAAAAAAAACTAACCCCTTGGCGGGGGTTTTCTTTTCGTGACAAAACAGAACGTATGTTCCAATCATTTCAGGAGGTCCCTGATGCACTTCTCCCTTTTGCAAGAAATCGGCAAGCCGCAAACATGGCTGGAGAGCCGCGTGTACCTCTTGCTTCGCCATCACGGCATAGAGCTGCCGGAGCAAATCAACCTGACACAGCTTTGCGAAACGTACGGCATCGAAATCCATTTCATCCACGGCCGAAGCCGCGCCCACGCACATCCGACCATGCCGAACCGCTACATCATCGCGGTAGACGAGCGGCTGGACCCCGCGACGCAGCGGGTCAAAATCGCCCATGAGCTGGGACACCTGCTGCTGCACGAAGGGGTACAGCCCCAATGCAGCGAATGGATGATCGACTGGCAGGAATCACAGGCGAACCACTTCGCCGAGCACCTGCTGTTGCCGCTCTACATGATGGGCTCCGTGCTGGCGGATTGCTCGCGCTACCAGGCACCCGCGCTGTTGGCCACCCGCTTTCAGGTGCCGCTCGCCCTTGCCCGCACCCGGTTTGACCGGATTCTCAGCCGCCTGTACGCCAAAGGGTTTCCCGTCTACGATTAGCAGGCCGTTCGTTTTTTGACCATCTTTTCGGAGGCGATTTTCGTGAAACGTATTTTCATAGCCGGAGACGCATACAGCCGCCATTTTTTCGAGCTGCCCCTCGACCAAGACGAGGAGCTGTCGCTGCGGCCGTCGATTGCGGTGGCGAATTACCACGTCGCGCGCTTTGCTCTCATCATGCGCGACGACGGTTTGCGCGGCCTCGGCATCTTGCCGGGCGATGCGCTGCTCATTTCCGACTTTTCCGCGGAACCGATTCACAACAGGCCCGTTCTGGTCAGGCAGGAAGGGCAGTTTCTCGTCCGGATCGCGGCGGACGTCAATCCGGTGGAATGCCTGTTTACGACTACTCGCGCAGAGGACGAGCCGCTGCTGTTGCCATCCGAAAACATCCGCATCACCGGCGTCGTATCTGGCATCGTCTCGCTAACGGGCAATGACGTCGGTCAGTAGCCAGTCCTTGATCGCCGCCACGGTCTGCTGCCACTGCTCCTGGGGAGTGATGGCGGCAGGCTGGTCGCCCTCCTGCGCCCCGTAGCTTCCGAACTGCGCATGATTGCCGCCCTCGATCGACATGTACACCGTGCGCTCAGGCAAAAATTGCTTGTTCTCTTCGTATTTTTTCCGGTCGATGACTCCATCCCGCGAGCCGAGCAGCGACAGCACGGGGACATCCGCTTCCTTCAAATCCCCGCGCTTGTCTGGATACGCCCCCAGGAAAATGACGCCGTCAATCCGCTCGAGCTGGCTGGCTGCGTATCTGGCTGCCATCGCGCCGCCGAGAGAGTGCCCGCCGATGACGAACGACTGCTGCGGATACGCTTTTAACACTTGATTGGCCCGCTCGACGTCGGTGATCGCCAAATTCAGCGGCATCCGCGCGATGAATACCCGATAGCCGGAACCAGCCAGGGTGCGTGCGAGCGGCGCATAACTCTCTGGCGTGACCAGAGCGCCCGGATACAAAATCAAGCCAGGCTCACGCGCTTCCCCACCTTCAAAAGCAATCCAGTCGCCCGTGTCGATCACCGTGATCCCTTCGCCTCCCTGCATCGCGTCTTTTGCCGCCTGATCGGGCTGATACGGCCGCAAATACCAGATCGCTGTACAAGCTCCGGCGAGCAACAGCAAGACCAGCACCCTCCACCATCGTTTCCGTTTCCGACTCATTCCGCCACCTCGCTTCCGTTCCCTTGTTGCTTGCTTCTTATTATGTCTCAATCTTCCTTTCCATGTGCGCCATTTGCCCATTCCCGTCAAAAAGCGTGCACATGTATTGACGGCAACCCGTTTTATTAGTAGTACTTTTACATACCACTAATAAAAATCGTGTCGTTTGCCCTTGGCTGAACAGCTTTCAAACCAATGGGCCAGACCGCTCTTGAACGCGGAACGTGCGCTGTCGATGCGCCGAAGGACACGATCCAAACAAGAAAGGTTGGGGAACCGTTATGAAGCAAGACGATGTGTTGTACTGCGAAGCTTTGCTGCGAAAAGTCGGCCAGAGGCTGTTTGCCGAATTTGCGCAGGAGCCAGCCTGCACGAGCAAGCAAGCGATGAACGAACGTTTTCACGCCTTAAATCCGCAAGCAGAAGAGCTGCTCCGGCACGGTTTGGCGGAGCGCTTTCCCGCGTATCGCTGGTCCGATGCAGAATTTGATGCCTCCCTGCAAAAACAGCCGGAATACTCGACCCCGTACTGGATTTGCGATGCCATCGACGGAGCCGTCTACTTTTTGCAAGGCATGCCGATGTGGGCCGTCTCTCTCTGCCTCGTCCGCGACGGTCAGACGGCCGTTTCCTTTGTGTACGACCCTTGCCGGGATGAGATGTTTACTGCCATTGCAAGACAGGGCGCTTTTTTTGAATGGCAGCAAAATTAGCGTCTCGGCCAAAACAGCGCTGTCCGAATCCGTCCTGGGCACGCTGTTTGCGTCCTCGGAACCGATGAATCTCTCCGTCGGCAAGCTTACGGCCGATTCCTTACTTTTTCTCCTTTTGCCGCTCCCGAAAACGGCGCACCTTCATGAGATTGCCGCACATTTTGTCATCGCACCAGCGGCGTACCCGATTGCGGCTTTCATCGTAAAACACCCATCGGCAGTCCTCGTTGTCGCAAATCTTGATGCGCTGCACGTGCTCAGGAAGCAGCAGCGTGGCAAAGGAAGCCGCGATGCGGGCCATCACCAGCTCCCAGCCGCTGGAGGCGCTGACCAGCTCCTGCTCATACCCGCTCTCCTTGCCCGCAGAGATGACGCGAACGTGAAAAGGCGCCTTCGCGAGCGTCTGATTCAGCTCCTCCAGTTCCTCCTGCCGCAACGCTTCCCCGCGCACGACCCGCTCCAGCAGACTGCGCATATATTCGCGCAAACGCAACAGCGCCACTGCACTCGCCTCATCAATAGGCAATGGGGCGTGCAAAGCGTATTCCCGCAAAAGCTGCTCCAGCCATTCCTGCTTCGCCAGCCGATTTTCCCTGCGGCCAGACCCGCGCCAATCGCGCCAATCACTGTTTAAAAAATCAATGCACAGCCAGTTCACTCCACTCTTCCCCCATCTGCTTTTCGTTTCTTTTGCTTCTTGTATGCTCAGCCTGTGTATGGTATTCTCTATCCGTAACCAACATAAAATATTTAGGTGGTTACAAGCTGCTTCTTATTGCCATTATAACGTTTCACCAATCTGTTTGACAGACGAGGAGGAACCACATGAATCGGATGGAACTGCTTGTTCACGAATGGGAATGCACGTCGGCACGGAATTTATCAATACCGCCGAGACGAACGACGACACGTTCCAGCCTTCGGGATCGCCCGACGACGAAGCAGCCTGGCAGGCCACCGTACAGCGGATGGAAACCGTCCATCGCCAAATTCATGAAAAGCTCGTCGCTCTGTCAGACGAAGCGTTCGACCAGCCGCTTCCGAGCATCCCTGCCGGGCAAAGCGTGATGAGCATTATTTTGCACGACGCTTTTCACACAGGGCAAATCGTGCAGATCCGCAAGTTGCAAGGCTCCTGGCCTGCACGCCGATCCTTTTTGTAGCAAAACCGCTCCATGCCAATATTTTGCAGCGCAACTTTTTTCGTTGATAAATAACCGTCAATCTTATATAGTTGATAAATAAATCAATTTCATACATGTTATCCTCATCATTCACGGTGAGGGTAGAGGTCGCGGCTTTTATGTCATCCTGTACGAGATTCAGAAGAAATCAATGACTCCAGGAAAGGGAAAAGCCGCCGAAGCTCATGGCGTATCTCTGTGCGCATGGGCTGGGGCTGTACCCGAAAGGGACAGAACTGTCACGTTTGCTTGCCGGGCAAACGTGGTGTGCTATCTTCAGTGAAGGCTTGGTGGGGATTGGATCATACCGCCCTGTGCCGTTTTTTGGCTATTGGCGGTTTTTTCTTTTCCGACCGACCTTCTCAAATTTTTAGAAAGGTCGTGCAAGCAGCATATGTCACAGAATCAACTGCAACGTGGTTTGAAAGCCCGCCATCTGACGATGATCGCCATCGGCGGCTCCATCGGGACGGGCCTGTTCCTGGCAAGTGGAGGCTCGATTCACGAGGCCGGACCGGGCGGAGCCTTGGTCGCCTACATCGCCATCAGCATCATGGTTTACTTTTTGATGACCAGCCTGGGGGAAATGGCTGCCTTCATGCCTGTATCCGGCTCGTTTTCTACGTACGCCACCAAATTCGTCGATCCGTCCCTCGGCTTTGCGCTGGGCTGGAATTACTGGTACAACTGGGCGATTACGATTGCCGTCGAGCTATCTGCCGCGGCGCTGATTATGAAATACTGGTTCCCGGATACTCCCGCCATTTTGTGGAGTACCCTGTTCCTCTGCCTGATGGTTGCTCTGAATTTGTTGTCTGTCAAAAGCTACGGCGAATCCGAATACTGGTTTGCCTTGATTAAAGTCATGACGGTCATCGTCTTTATCGTGATCGGTGTCCTGATGATTTTCGGCATCATGGGCGGCGAAGCAGTCGGCTTCCAAAACTTCACCAAAGGCGACGCGCCATTCAACGGCGGCTTCATGGCCCTTCTCGGTGTGTTCATGATTGCCGGGTTCTCGTTCCAGGGAACTGAGCTGGTCGGTGTGGCCGCCGGGGAGAGCGAAGACCCTGCCCGCAACATCCCGAAAGCGATTCGCCAGATTTTTTGGCGCATCTTGCTGTTCTATATTTTCGCGATCCTGATTATCGGGCTGCTCGTACCGTACGACAATCCGAATCTAATTAGCGGAGATATTACGGATATTGCCATCAGTCCGTTTACGATCGTGTTTGAAAAAGCAGGCTTTGCCTTTGCCGCCTCCGTAATGAACGCAGTAATCCTCACGTCCGTTCTGTCAGCCGGGAACTCGGGCATGTACGCATCCACCCGTATGCTGTGGACGCTGGCGAAGGAAGGCAAAGCGCCCAAATGGTTTGCCAAAGTGACGCGCAATGGCGTTCCCGTCAATGCCCTCATCATGACAGCGGCCATCGGTGCCCTGGCGTTTTTGTCCTCGCTGTTCGGCGATGGCGAAGTGTACGTGTGGCTGTTGAACGCTTCCGGCATGTCCGGGTTCATCGCCTGGCTGGGAATCGCCGTCAGCCATTACCGCTTCCGCAAAGCTTACTTGGCGCAAGGCCGCGATCTGCGCGATTTGCCGTACCGGGCGAAGCTGTTCCCGTTTGGCCCGATCTTCGCCTTCATCATTTGCTGCATCGTCATCATCGGCCAAAACTACTCCGCGTTCATCGGCGGAGAAATCGACTGGAACGGCGTTTTCGTCTCCTACATCGGACTGCCGCTGTTTTTGATCGTCTGGCTGGTTTACAAATACACGAAAAAAAGCAAGCTGGTACCACTGAACAAAGTCGATCTCAGCATGGACGAAAAATAAAAATAGCGTTGCAACAACTCTCTACAAGATTCCCTCGTCGCAGGGAATCTTTTTTTTGGCGCAAACTATATTTCCTATCACATTTTCATATTTCGTATTGACGAATAACGCATGGAAATATATACTGTTCATGAAATTTGATAATGATAATCGTTATCATTATATTTTCTTACTTTTTATAGGAGGTAGCATAATGAAATCCAGGTTGTCCAAGCACATTTACAGCACCACGCTGGTTGCCGCGCTGTTGGCAGGCAATGCTCATCTCGCTCTGGCGGAAGAACCTCTCGTCGCAGCAGCGGAACAGACCCAAATCGTTCCCTTGTCCCTCGACCATGCCGTAGAGCAGGCACTGAAAAACGACGTTGATCTGGAACTGCTGCGGCTGACGTATGACAACACCCGCTACGAAACCCTCATGACGCTGCGCGATAAGGCCGCCATCAAGAAAGATGACATCAATACTCTGGATGAAGCAAAGAAAAAATACGAAGAAACAGCCAAGGCGCAAAAAACATTGCTCGTAGACGAGGCATCCTATAACGCTTCGAAAATCAGCTTGCAAATGCAAGTACAAAAAGCGTACTTTGAAGCGCGGGCGCTCGAAGAAAAAATCAAGCTGCAAAAGAACAGCATCAGACGCCAAACCTGGGCCCAGGACAGCGCTGCGAAAGAAAAGCTGTCCGAGCTGGAAAACAGCTTCAAGCAAGCATTAACCAAGCTCAATGAATTGCTGAACGAAAAAAGGGACAGACAATGGCTGCTGGAAACCAGCAAACTCTCCTATACCCCGCTGCCAACGCTGGAAGAAACCAAAGCTCTCGCCTACCAAAAACGCCCTGACATGGTGAAAGCGGAAGCAGAGAGAGCGTTTGCCCAGGTAAAAGTGGACTACACCTCCGAGTACGCCGCTATCAGCACATACAAAGGAAGAATCGCACTCAACGAATTGCGCAAAGCTGAGCTGCTGCTGCAAAAGCTCAAGCAAAAAGTCGATCAGGAAGTGAGCGACGCCTACGAAAAAGCGGTCGCAGCAAAAAAAGCGCTGGATGAAAGCACCGCCGCAAAAGACGAAGCATGGAAAACTTATCACGCCACACTCACCGATTATGCGAACAAAAAAGTATCTCTGAACGACCAGATCGAAACAGAAGCTGAATTGTTTGATTCTGAAACAAAAGCAGCCGATTCTCTCTATCAATACAACATCGCTGTCAGCACCTTGAATCAATCGGTTGGCCTTTAATATTTCGCGTTACGAAATATTCGATCTCATTTTTCCTTCCTTTTTCCAAGCTTTACGCCAGCTTTGACAGGCGTCTTTTCAAGGCCAAGCTGCCTTTATATAAATCAAAGAAGCAGTCGTCAGCCTGCAGTCGTTCTGCTGTGGCCGACCGCGCAAAGAATGGCTTCATCCTCGCGATGAAGCCTTTCTTTCTATAGAAGGCAGCATTTCTTTTGTAAAGCGAATCCACTCGCGGGTGGCGTACGACAAATAGGCGTTTTTGCGCCAGATCATCCCCAGATGCCATTTGATCGTCGGATTGACCAGCGCGAGGCTGTGAAAGCGCCGCGGATCGAGCTCCCGGCAAATCGTCTGCGGCAACAGGGTGATCCCGACGTTGGCCGCCACCATTTCCGAGAGAAAATCCCACTGCGAGCTTTTGTAGATGACCGTCGGGTGGAAGCCTACGCGCACGCACTCGTCAATGATCCGGTTGTGCAAGGAAAAATCTTCGTGAAACAGCAAAAACCGCTCGTTTGCCAGTTCGGCCAGCGACACCTCCTGCCGCCCGGCCAGCGCATGCGTAGGGTGGACGACTACGCGAATCTGTTCGTTGACAAAAGAGTACGACTCAAACAGCTCCTCACTCGTCGGCAGCAAAACAACGCCGCTGTCCAGCATCCCTGACGCCACGTCCGCCTCGACTTTTTTGGAGCCGACCTCCAGCAGCTCCAGCACGATCCCCGGATACTGCTCGCAAAACTTCCCGATCACTTGCGGAAAAAAGCTCGCCCCTACCATCGGCGGCAGCCCGATGCGGATTCTCCCCCGCTTCAGCTCCATCAAATCGTCGAGATGCAGCTTCATGTTTTCAAACGACTTCACCATCACCTCTGCCTGGGAAAACAAGACCCAGCCCGCGTCGGTCAACGTAATCCGCTTGCCGACCCGCTCAAACAGCTCGACGCCGATTTCTTCTTCCAGGTTCCGCACCATCTTGCTGATCGTCGGCTGGGTAATGTACAGCGCCTCTGCCGCCTTGGTGAAGCTGCTGTGGCGGGCTACCTCCAAAAAATATTGCAAATGGCGAATGTCCATCCCGCTGCTCCCTCCGCTTCATCTATAGATATGATGAATGATACTCATTCTATATATGCATTTTACCTATGAAAAGAGGTGATGTACACTTTTCACAAAGGGAGAGGACCAACATGAAAAGACTGCTTATCATCGTGGGGCAAGTGGCGTTTTTCATCATCGTGTCCGCGTTGATGAACCTGCTCGTCTCCGTCCTTGGCTGGAAAATCCCCGGCAGCATTTTGGGGATGTTTGTCGTGTTTTTGCTGCTCCAGGCAAAAGTGCTGCGTCTGGAGTGGATCGAATCGGGCGCGGCCTGGCTTATGGCCGAGCTGCTACTGTTTTTCATTCCGCCGTCTGTCGGCATCGTCTCGTATCAAAGCTTGATGCTGCATGAAGGGCTGCAAATTGTCCTGATTATCGTCATCGGCACGGCGTTTGTCATGGCGTGCAGCGGCTTGATCGCCCAAAGCATTTCCAAGCGAAAGGAGCATTCGCGCTCATGATGATCGGACTGCTCGGCTTTCTATTCACCATCGCGCTTTACCTGATCGCCAAGCGGCTTTACCGCTACAGACCGATTCTCTTGTTTTCGCCGCTATTGTTTACGCCAATCGTTTTGGTCGTGCTGCTGCTTTGCACTCATCTTTCTTACCGTGATTACAATGAAGGCGGCAAATGGCTGGCGTACATGCTTCAGCCCGCGACCATCGCGTTTGCCGTGCCGCTGTACAAACACTACTCTTTATTGAAGAAACACGCTGCGCAAATCATGATTAGCGTAGTGTCCGGCTCAGCGGTGGCCGTCGTTTCTTCTGCCGTACTCGCCCTTTTGCTGCACACAGACGAGCAGGTGCTGTACAGCCTTTTGCCGCGCTCAATCACGACGCCGATTGCGATGAACGTCTCGCAAATGATCGGGGGCGTCCCTTCGATCACCGCTGTGCTCGTCCTGATGACCGGACTGCTCGGCTCGATCATCGGGCCGTACATCATCTCCTATTTGCGCATCTCCGACGATATCGCCCGCGGCGTGCTGCTCGGCACGAGCGCACATGGAGCCGGAACGTCCAAGGCGTTTGAGATTAGTCCGATTACAGGGACGGTTTCGAGCATTTCCATGATTTTGGCGGCGCTGGTCACGCAATTGGCGACGACGCTTCTCGTCTAACAGCCCGTTGACTGGCTGACACCAGATGCAACAGATGATCGTAAACGGACAGGTTCCCCCTTTCGCGGAAAACCTGTCCGTTTTTCACATGATGAGGTCTGTCCAGATTTTGATCGTCGTGCCCAAAATCAGGAGCGCTAAAATCGCCTGAAGGCTTTTCGTGTTCAACCGCTTGCTGACCGCAGTTCCGAGCGGCGCAGCCAACACGCTGGCGATTACCATGATGAGGGAAGGCCAGAACAAGACGTCTCCCGCCATCAGTTTGCCGATCGTCGCGCCGATGGAAGACAGAAAGGTGATCGCAAGCGAAGACGCTATAGTAACTCGCGTAGGAATTTTAAGGACGACAAGCATAATCGGCACGAGAATGAATGCGCCCGCCGCTCCGACAATGCCGGAAGCGGCTCCGACAATGCCGGAAGCGGCTCCGACAATCAGCGCGGAGGTTACGGCCGTAGGCTTATGGAACGCGATGTCGGCCATTTCCTTGTCGTCGATCGCTTTTTTGGGCATAAACATCATCAGTACGGCAATCGTCGCCAAAATAGCATAGACGACGTTGATGGCGTCAGCCGAGAGATATTTGCCCCCATATCCGCCGACCAGGCTGCCGACAACGATCGCGCTGCCCATGTACAAAACAAGCTGATAATGAATCAGCTTGTCTTTTCGCAAAGCCCAGACCGCGGATAAGGTGGCAAAAAACACTTGCACAGCACTGATTCCGGAAACTTCGTGGGCCGTGTAGGCAGCCAGTCCGAGTGCCGCTGGAATGTAGAGGAGCATCGGGTACTTGATGATCGAGC
It includes:
- a CDS encoding LrgB family protein, whose amino-acid sequence is MMIGLLGFLFTIALYLIAKRLYRYRPILLFSPLLFTPIVLVVLLLCTHLSYRDYNEGGKWLAYMLQPATIAFAVPLYKHYSLLKKHAAQIMISVVSGSAVAVVSSAVLALLLHTDEQVLYSLLPRSITTPIAMNVSQMIGGVPSITAVLVLMTGLLGSIIGPYIISYLRISDDIARGVLLGTSAHGAGTSKAFEISPITGTVSSISMILAALVTQLATTLLV
- a CDS encoding sulfite exporter TauE/SafE family protein; protein product: MTFSLALTLFLIGFAGSFISGLVGIGGSIIKYPMLLYIPAALGLAAYTAHEVSGISAVQVFFATLSAVWALRKDKLIHYQLVLYMGSAIVVGSLVGGYGGKYLSADAINVVYAILATIAVLMMFMPKKAIDDKEMADIAFHKPTAVTSALIVGAASGIVGAASGIVGAAGAFILVPIMLVVLKIPTRVTIASSLAITFLSSIGATIGKLMAGDVLFWPSLIMVIASVLAAPLGTAVSKRLNTKSLQAILALLILGTTIKIWTDLIM